One Arachis hypogaea cultivar Tifrunner chromosome 18, arahy.Tifrunner.gnm2.J5K5, whole genome shotgun sequence genomic window, ATGAAGCTCCAATGCTCAATAAAATGTACTTTGAAGTACTTGATCGGACGCTCAGGAATTTTATGTCAGTTACCGATCAGCATAAGACACATCaaccatttggtggtaaggtTGTTGTTCTAGGAGATGATTTCAGATAGATACTTCTGGTGATTCCGAAAGGGAGTAAACACGATATATTGACATCAgctattaactcatcccatctgtggtcgttttgtaaggttctgaaactgcatacgaatatgaggcttctaatgtcttcttcagatcaagatgaaggtgaaatgaagaaatttgctaattggatacttgatgttggaaatgaAAATATTGgttctgttgttggtgatgaatcagaaattaaaatttcagatgatctattgattacaaTTACTAATGACACTCTCTttcatttggtagactttgcatatccaaatttgttgcaaaacatgtcagattacagGTATTTTCAAAGTAGGACAATTCCTGCACCCACACTtgagagtgtcgagaaggtaaacgattttgtcttgacaatctttccaggcatggaaaaggagtatttgagttctgacacaacatgtcaagctgatgagaatgaagatgtacaacaagagtggttcacaccagagtttctaaatgacatcaaatgttcggGACTACCCAATCACAAGTTGAACTTGAAACCAGGAGTCACTGTAATGCTACTGCGAAACATAGACCAAACTTCAGGTTTATGCaacgggacaagattaatagttaacgaaCTTGGCAGCAACGTAATTGGAGTGACGGTAGTGACCGGTACAAATATTGGAGATAAGGTGTACATTCCAAtaatgaacttgatcccttcaaATTCAGggttgtcatttaagtttcaacGGAGACAATTTCCATTAATagtatgctttgcaatgaccattaacaagagtcagggtcaatcattattacatgtaggactttacttgccaaaatcagtgttcacccatggacaactttatgttgctttgtcaagagttaagagtcgcagtggTCTCAGGGTTTTAATTCTAGACGAAGACGGCAATTTAAAGTCATCAACAATAAATGTCGTgttcaaagaagtttttaataatatttaggtaagaataatattattttcattttaatagcatgttatTATTTAcacttttgtataaatatttactaTAGATATAACAAATTTATCTATAATTCTGTTTTCAGATTTGAgatgaaatgtgtaacaaggagcacaacatcatatgccaattacttttctaatgaagttagtaagatactaggttgttgataaatttttattagccttttgatataaaatttagtgtaaaattgacatgttattattacagttatatatgttcttatttttttcatttctccctccttatggttcaagaatattatagatTTTGAACTCTTCTATTTgctttttactttgaataaagataaaacagcATATTCAGTACATTTATTATTTAATGACGATAATCGTGTTATACTAAactcaaaaaatttataattataaaatattatttttaatttaacatatcaaatttaaatataagctcGTACATCGTACGTGTTTAATATtagttataatataaaatttaaattataaaattgtctaatttaataaaaattttataaaattagttgatttatttaaaattataatattaaaagattctaaaaattaaatcaagaatcaaaccaaaattttcaatcaattctTACTATAAATTTGTTCTCTTTTAATGTttgtctaattatatttttattttctattaagtATTAAGTATATGGGTATTATAAAATTTGACAATAGATATATTTGATTTGGTCTTATTTTCGTGTATTGCACGAGTATAGAAACTTGTGATTTTGATCAATGTATTATTATTTAGTTTAGATTGGATTAGATTATTGGATGGGCCGTTTATgaattttatcttatattattgAAGCCGGGCCAAAGATCCATGGAGATGCTAACCATGATACTGAAACATGTAACCTAAATATAAATAGAATGAGAAGGTAAAATCAAATTGAAACAGCAGCTAGCTATGCCGCCGACTGACCATAATGATGCGGAGAGGGAGGCGGCAAGAACGCGGCAGCTGGCAGATCTTTCGGAAGAGATGATGATGGAAATCTTGCTGAGGCTTCCGGCAAGGACGCTTGCTTCCTTAAGGAGCGTGTGCACTTCATGGAGAAACCTAATTTCCTCCCCTCCTTTCACCTGTAACCACTTTCGTCGTTCATGCTTACTTGATCCAACTTTGTCTGCGCCACGAATTGCTTATTGCACTTGGGCCTACAGAAATGACGTCAGATGTGGCAGTATCGGACTTGTCTCCGTACACTCAATCTTGGACAATCCTTCGGAGCCTACTCAAGTCGATTGCTTCACGGAACATTTCTACTACAAAATGGTTGGTTCTTGCAATGGATTGTTATGCTTGGTTGATGAACATGCCTTCAAATACATGCATGCCATCTTGTGGAACCCCTGTACCGGATTCACATTCGAATCTCCTGAAATCAGCGGCAAAGCCCGCTTTCGTGGCTTTGGTTACGATTATCTCAGTGACAGTTACAAAATTTATGCAGCTTTAAAGAAGCAAGGGCCATCTGGTTTTGAGTCTAGTACCAGAATTTATACATTTGGGCCAACTTCGTCATGGAGAAAAATTGATGATATCCCAGTAGCCCTATTGGGTGTCCCAAGTGACAACCCTAGTTGTGATGTTTATAGGGAAGGAGAATTTTTTGGTAGTAGCAGATTATGCACTATTAATTGGATTGTTAATCACGTGGTTCTTTATTTTGACTTGGCTAAAGAGACGTAAAtagatttagataattattttccAAGGCTGTGCACTCACTTATGTGTCTTGAGAAACTGTCTTTCTATTTGTTACGAGCATAGGAGAAGAACACACGAGTGGATTGTGTGGCAGATGAAGGAATATGGAGATGCTCGATCTTGGACTAAATTGGCAGTGATTCCAGTCACTTATTTAAATCCATATAGTTGTTTACAACCTCTTTACATATCGGAAAGTGATGTTCTTTTGGCATTTTGTCTATTTTCTCGCATACTTTTGTGTAACTTAAATGATAGGAGCATAGAATTTCCTAAGATTGACGGCTTCGGTATGTGGGACGATCCTTCTTTTTATCGATGTATCGGGTTTAGGATGGCTTGTATCTACCATGAAAGCTTAGTTTCACCAAATGGTCTTCAAAGCAACTCCTCCAAAATGCTGCTGCGCCTCATCAAACCCAAACCCAAGCCTATTGACTCTTAAAGCTTGTTTGCGCCTTCGCTTTGTGAAGCTTTAATTTTCTAGTACTACCAACTTTGTTATTAATGTTATTGAATTTATTTATCTCAGTACTATATATGTTTATTTTTCAATTGCAATTTATTGCTTTAAGATAATTTGTTTGTTCTTCTTTCTGTTCTTGTCAAATAATTCTTTTTGCACTTTAATTTATGTACTGGTGAGAAATTATACTCGGTTTAAGACAAAAAAGctgaattaaaaaaaagtttgaaGGAATATTTTTTGTTGATGTAACAATCAGCTTTTTTTAGCTTTCTAATTTCTTCTTCAATATAATATAGTGATTATCCCACCCCATTCTTTTTAAACTCATTATAAgtaatgtataaaaaaaatttatagcaaGGCTATTTAGTATTTAGAGAAAGGtctttttgttaaaataattaatgaCTATTCATTCATGAAAAACAACGACATGTAAGAAATGGAATCTTCAAAGTGTAAAAGTATCATGAGGTTTTGAAGCATTGTAGAGAGGCTATTGATTCGAATCCGGTACCAAGGTGTAACAATACTCATTATATAGAGGTGAACGCGGATCATAATATGTTCAAATACTCAATTTCAAATTGTAGGTGCTTATATTATTGTTAAATTCTGGGTTactgtataaaaataataaaaaaaagataagattgcaTTTGATTTCATTAAAGCTTGGACTATAAATATATGGAAGTTTAAGGATAAAAAGATGTTTTCAATGTCTCTTTTATAGTTTGATTCAACCTgtcttttaatttatgttttcattCCTAGTTTTCTATGTGGAGTGAGATggtaattcaaattaaatcataATCATCATAATCATAAGTTAAATCTTAAAACTCGATGGTTTGATTGCTGATGTGACATCCCCTCCTTTATTCTTGAGTTTTTCAAACCTTTTATTCCCtaatattatcaattttttttattttattctatccaTATTTTCAATGCACATTTTGCTAAAAATtgatgttttcaatttttctgcTTTTATTCAACATATCAAAGCAGATCTAGTTTGTTAATACATGTGTTACTGAACAgtgttacttttattttatttaacatattCCCAGTCAATACATGTGTTATTGACCATTgttattttcaattgatttaatGGTTTGTTTGatgtaaataaatataaatgaaattcacaaatcACCCTCTGTATCtattcttgatttcttctatttTGCCTCTCAAATCCCAAATTAGTTTTTGCGTCTTTCTGGTTCTCTATGGTTGCATGTCGTggttgaacggttcctctttttcTGGCCTGTCCAATGGCCCCTCTTTTGTTATGTCTCGTCTTTTTCGCCTTCCTATGCCGCATCTCTTGGTATGTGCCATGGTTTTTGAACTTATTTTGTCGTGTGagtttttgttttcattatttt contains:
- the LOC112770531 gene encoding F-box/kelch-repeat protein At3g23880-like, translating into YIYIYIILKIKSYMGKIKLKQQLAMPPTDHNDAEREAARTRQLADLSEEMMMEILLRLPARTLASLRSVCTSWRNLISSPPFTCNHFRRSCLLDPTLSAPRIAYCTWAYRNDVRCGSIGLVSVHSILDNPSEPTQVDCFTEHFYYKMVGSCNGLLCLVDEHAFKYMHAILWNPCTGFTFESPEISGKARFRGFGYDYLSDSYKIYAALKKQGPSGFESSTRIYTFGPTSSWRKIDDIPVALLGVPSDNPSCDVYREGEFFGSSRLCTINWIVNHVVLYFDLAKET